TGTGTCTCTTCTACTTATCCACACCAGAAATTCAGTGACCCTGCAAGTAGCCTCAATTCCAGATCCCTTCTTCTGTCATTGTAGCACAGGCCTGATATTAATGAAGCCTGCTTTTTGGTGGTGCTGGACCTCGTGATTCCAGAGAAACTTTGAAGTTCATGGAGACAAGCTTTGTCTGATGGGAATGAACCTGCTTCAGATTCCCACTTGGTGTTTATCATTACTAGAGTCCTCATCCCTGGATGGAAGATCTCTCCTAGCATCACAGACCCTCTGTTATCCCCCATCTTTCCTTGCATCCCCCTAGAGAAACAAATTCATATATAACAAGGAGAGATACAAGAATCAATGGAAAACTTAAAAGTCCAAATAAGACTAGGCAACACAATCTCAAAGAAGCAATGTGTTAACATTGTCTTGTATTATGAGAAAAATTCACTGATGaattcagaaatataaaaaataactgtAATAATCCACAAATATTTCAGTAGTTCATAAAAGGGAagatgtaggcagaggctgctctttcatttctagccacccagacccaaaataatcacacagaaactatattaattacaacaccactaggccaatagtttaggcatattcctgaCTAACTCATGTCTTAATTCACACATATCTATTAATCCGTGTATCACCACATTGTTGTGGCCTACGGGCATATTTCcttccagcttctgtctcttgCACTGGATACATTACACCTTTCTGACTATGCCTCTTTCTTCTAGCTTCAAGTTATTTTCCCAGCTGTCTCTATTCTTCCCTGCTAcaggaccaaagcagctttattcaatAGCAAAACACattgacagcatacagaggaaaatcccacatcacctctgcttttctttcgaagtaaaaaggaaggctttaaaactttaacatggtaaattTACAGATagtaaaacaggtatcaagcaagaatacagttacaatacttataACTACTTTATTTTTAGCATAACCATAACTATCTACTTTTGTGTttaactttttcttccttttattttcattcctttcaTTTCCATTTAGTGTTAGAAAAAACTATTAGATTTATGTTATTATGTTAATTTGGGATTCATTTTTGTGCTTTGggtaaattttaaatttacattttgtggatgtgtgtgtgtgtgcgtgtgtgcactcaTGCCAAAGCACACACATAGAAGTCAAAAAAACTGCTGTattttgttctctccttcttctgtgGGGGatctgggaattggactcagttCTGGGAATTGTTAGCTTTGATGGCAAGTGCCTTACATTTATTCTGCTAAGAGTCTTTGACTGTCTTAGATTAGGTTGACATTCCAGACAGAGAATAATGTTACATCTCAGGTTAAAAGAATTCTCAGTGATATTTGGGGGTTACTTGATGCACTGATGAGTCTTGAATATTTCAAACTACTTCCGGAACCCTGTCAGTTCTTTCAATGAACTAGTTGTCCTAGAGAAAACACATCCTGCATGATCATCCTTTCAGAACTGTGTGCATGCTAGTGTTTTCTCCGTGGTAGTTTTGGTAATAATTCTACTGATATGCTGCACATTCCTGAAGACTTTAACATGTGTGGTTATTATACAAAACTTTAAATGTTAAGGCTTATATAGATGGCCAATGGCATTTCAAGATAGTGGTAAATGAGACCCTCTTCAGATAAAACTGGTACACCAATTGCATTTCGACTTTCAAGGGAATAACTATATAACAGAAACACATTAGATTTCCAGTAGATGTGCAGAAAGTTTTGTACCAGTTAGAGCTAGGGAAAAGGCTTGATGGGTAAGGCACTTGCTGTTCAAGCATTAGGCCCTGAGTTCCCATTCCCAGAATATATAGAATAGTCTAGAAGCCTATAACCTTAGTCTGTGGGGTACAGAGAAGAAGACACCTGAGACTTGCTGTCCATTGGCTTACCACCATAATCAgtgaaccctgtctcaagggaatagaCTGGAAAGTGATGACACAGAGTACCACCAGTGTCCTCCTCTAGAGTCTATAAAAGTACACatggatacatacacacatgcacgcacgcgcgtgcacgcacatacacacacacacggtgggggagTGTTATAAATTACCTGATATTTGAAACAGTCTGAATTCCGTGATGGATATGGAAATAATGGACCCTCACACATCAACAGAGGAATGGTGGATGAGAACCCCAAACTGCAAACAACACAAATGCCTGTCGACTTGTAAATACAAAGACAAAGTGTCTCCAGCCATCAAGTAGAAAAGGAAACTAAACGTGACAGGTGCCATAGGatgaaaaatcattaaaaagttGTTCTTGCTGAAGAAATGTGAAACGTATACTAAGTATCCCGTGGCTGGCTTCATATCAGATGTTCAGGAAATACCCACGTTAAAAAAGACATGAAGGAGACATGTTACTGTGTGGGGAAAAGCTTCTTTAATTGTTTATGGGTGAACGTGGGGTGTCACCAGGAAGCTGTTTCCTCTAGGTCTCCTAATGAAAACTGTTCCCTGGTAACATTGCCTAAGATATACCTAGCACGGACCCAGTGATGAGCACCGTGGTGATGTGGTGAGCACCTGGGTAGGGAGAGAAAGGTGGATGAGCAGCAGAGGATTgataaaggaagaggaggggaaaggaagggaaggaggaaagaaggaggaggggagatggaCTTAGGGGGTGGTGGAGGAACAGTGAAGCAATCTGGAGTTTGGCTCCAGGTGTGTTTAAATTGCTGATCTGATCAAGTTTGATGAGTGGTACCTAGCCAGAAAATGATCTGTTTCTTTTCGACATGGAATgtagcaggagatagagataagCCTGCTGGCCAGCAAATACAGACAGCTTCAGTCAAAATAGGCAAATATGGAAGCTAGATGAAAGACACACTTGGTTTGGTTCCAGTTTGCTCCTCAGATGGCATGACTGTAGATCAAAACCCAGTTGGCTCTAAACTGAGCACCACGCCTTCCTTCTACTTTCATCAAAATATAatgctttctctctgctttctttaacGGCACAGATTCAGGATTCCCTTTATTAAGGTTGGGATTTCTGGCATCTCCTTGGAGTCTTTCCCTCATTTTCCTCGTACCAGGTTGAACGTGTTCCCAAGGCTTGCTTTCAACACATCATCCACACAATGCTTCTTTCCATTTCAGCCGGGCAAAACCCTGACTGAGCAGGAACGACTTTAGGAATTTCATGTACATTCATAGAGATAAAATCTATTATTTCTTTGCTAGTACTTAGGGTAGAATACTTCAGAGTCAGGCCATACCTTctagtacagtggttctcaaccttcctaatgctacatcCTTTGATATATTTCCTTGTTGTGTTGTTGTGGCcctcaaacacaaaattattttgttgccacATCATAAATGcatttttgctgttatgaattgtaatacaaacatctgacatgcaggatatctgaacTATAaatccaaaggggtcatgacctgcaagttgagaatcactgttctaaaAGAATGGAAACTTGAATTTCGTAGTATGCAAgtattatttatgttttccttaTATTATTAAGTTGACTTACTAATTCATATGAATAGTAGAAAGAATACACATTAGCCACGATCCACGTTTATCAAATTATAATGTGGTGTTAAAATTCATAGAGACTGAGCCACAGTCTTGAGTATTTCACAGTGTGCTTTCAGAACTTCTGCCTGAGCAGCAGCTTCCATGTTCTTGTCATCTAtctctacatcttgatcagagtTCCATGCAGAAGTTTATAGACGTTCCCTTCATCTTCTGTCTGTAGATTTCATCAAACTTCTCATTCTGGGCCACAGTGAAATGGTTCTTCCAATCCCCCACAGTTCCTAAAAGATGAGCCCAGACAGGAACATCAGCCTCTGATGGACAGACTCCGTGCCCCTGAGTAGAGAGTGTGGAGTACCCACTTTGGAGCTGGCGTGGCAGTTCCTCATTTTCTTAGCCCTCTTGTCTGAGAGGCAGCCCTAGTGGTCCCTGTGCAGGGCACCAGCTTCTAACTCAGTGGACCAATAATTCAAGGGAGCTTGGTGACCTGGGCTCCTGGCTCTCTGtggtatacatacagacataatCACAGTTACAAAACGAATAAATGGCAGACATATAACCATACCCGTGGTCTTCTGCTGTCACTATGCTGTCAAAAGATCCTAGACATAAGAAAATATATACGGTGATATCTCAGGTGTATGTTTTCCTTATTTCAAATAACAAGCAAAATCAACCAATAGTGAGGGACCAGGACATTGTTCTCTATAGGAGACTGACTGGAAAGGACAAGAAAATGTCCCAAGGTTATGGAATTCTTTGCTGCCTTGATTCAGATGTTGGTTGCTtagttgtttactttttttttaaaataaaaatggttgaaCTGTACAGTTAATTTCTGTGagttatttttatgtagattatATCTCAATGAAAAAGAATTTGGTGATAATTACAATGAGATACTATTTTTCAACAAGCATTCATTGAAATGATtttagataggaaaaaaaaactctttgtaACACCTGTGATTCTTGTGGGAAATGATTCGGTTTGATGAACAAAAGTGTTTATTGTAGCATCAACCGTAAATATTGAAACACCATATCTATTGTTTCTATAATTAGAGACATAACTGGGTGATTGACAGCATGTCCCATGTGACCTCTACAAACCGCGATAGCTGAGATCTGTGTTCCTTGACCTGCAGAGATGCTCCATATTCCCGTAAGCAAAAATATATAGTGTAGCTAcattttgtgtttgagtgaacAATTTTCTATCAAGGCATCTGTATTGGTGCCTATGGCCAAGGCAAGCAAGGAAAGAAGCAAACACAGTGTGCAGATATGGTAGGTGTGGGTGGGCCTGAGGAAAGGCTACTCGCCAAATTCTCACCGTTAttaagggagaaaggaggtgaagcGGCTTTATTTCAGGGGCCTGGGAGAACCATGAAATAAATGAACTCAGGcatggaaagaaaaagggaagatgTTGTAGAGCACCACGTGAAGCCCAGGTCCTGGTTGTGCTGTGGTGGAAGGAAATGCACTTGCtatgagaaggaaggaggggcttGCTGTTGCTTCTAGTTTCCTGTGAAATGGATTTTAGTGAGGATCTGTGTGAAATGGTCAAATCAGTACTGTTTTCTAAAGTTATTTAATGTactaatttttaagaaaacagtCACACTCTCCTCTTAAAACTGGATCATCTGGGCCCAACAGAATTCCTCCCTCAGGAAGAAGGAGGCGGTAAGAGATGGTTCACACAGTACATGTTGAAAGTCATGAGCCTGAACAGCTTGGGGTTGTGGTCCAAATGAAGTCAAGCACAGAAGTCGAAGCAGTGGCTATGGAGTAGAAGAGAGACACAGGGGTGGAACACAGGACACACGCATGCGGACAGTCGCTCTCCATACAAGCAGAGCCTTAGAGCAGAGGGCTAACTCCCGGTTTCCAGACCCCAGGTCTGATGAGTCTACCCTCAGGCATGGCTCCCAGTGAGGTGTGCGCCAGAGTAGTGCTGGCCTTAGTTCTCTGTAAGACTTAGTTTGTAGAATCTCTGTGTGACAGAAACGAGTCCCTAGCTTCCTTAGGAGCATAATACGTGTATTTGGGGTGCACCGTCTcagaattagaaaggaagaattcCCTGCAAACCTTTTCTCATGAAAGGGGAAATGGACTGGTCCAGGATAGATTTGGGAACCGTCGAACGATTTGTCATAGggttctctttcattttctcaaatgatGTCTCCTGGACGATTTTCTCCAGCACCTCTTCATCCAAGTTCTTTCCCATGAACTGCATAACTTTCTGGATTTCACGCTTTGGGTCCTGTCGGGGGAGGGTAGCATTGCGTTGGACTGGAATAGAGTTTAACATGATCCCATTTCCCCCAGACATCCCTGTGAGAAGCATATTCCTCAAGCAGCTCCTCTGCCCCTGATCCTGCAGCCGTAATTTACTTACCCTCTTCATATCTtcatagaagaggaagagaatctGGTATCTATCTCGAATTTCCCACCATCCTCTTACATGGTCAAACCAGGATCCCCAGTTTACTGTAACAaacagggcgatggtggcgcacgcctttaatcccagcactcgggaggcagaggcaggcggatctctgtgagttcgaggcactcgggaggcagaggcaggcggatctctgtgagttcgagaccagcctggtctacagagctagttccaggacaggctccaaagccacagagaaaccctgtctcgaaaaaccaaaaaaaaaaaaaaaaccaaaaaaaaaaaaaacaaaaaaaaaaaccaagaacagCTTTTGTGAACACAAACCTTCTGAGAGtcaggtttttttcccctttcttcttttacttaaAGGGCATCAGAGGCTAGAGACATGGTGAAGGAAAAATTTTGTGTCTGATATAGTCTCAGGTCACTGAGCTGCTTTAATCTGATGTCACGTGCTTTGGGTCAGTCCTAGGTTTTTTGCCTTAATGGGCAAATTAAAGTCCTTCATGTTACTTATGCACAATTACCCGCACCTCATATGATGAGAGGGACACCCAGGAGGAGGGGAACTCTACAGGCCAGGAACCTGGAATAAAGGCTTTTGAAGTAGAACGGGGCTGCTTCCTGCGGGATGGGTTTCTTCACTGTGAAAGAAACCAGCCCCCTCTACGTGGTCCCGGTCAGTGGTGGCACTTGTCTAAGGAGGTGCATGACATCCTGGGGACTCAAGTGTCATGCGTGGCTCTCTCCACTCAGCTCTACTGAAGGAAGAATACAGGAGCGTTTCTATTTACCTTTCCCACTGATGAAGGTTTCAAAATACTCGTCCCAGGTGCCTGGATCTGGGAGCACCTGGCTCATCCTGTAGAAGTGGTAGTAGGAAACCATGCAGTCTTTGGCATTTCGAGCCACGTAAAGGAACtttggagaggaagagaggtggTTAGAGCGGCATAAATATGTGACGCTTTGAGTTCTCGCTCTGGCCGAGTCCTCGCGAGGAACGTGCCGCTCTTCCGCGTTGGCTGCACAACCTGGAGGAGCGTCCTTGCCGTTTATGCTGCCGCAAGCCAGGCCCTATTAACTCATTAATAGTTAGCCCAAGTCTGGATGTTCCTTTTGTTATGAGGAGCAAACTCTTCCTCTAGAAACTCGGGCCTGTTATCCCACtgtcacctgtgtgccagtgagcCTTCCAGAAACCTCAGCTTGGTTTCTGGATGAGCAGTAGCTCCACCTGGTGTTTGCATCATGGAACAGCACCATGTCTCCTATTTTCTGGGAGCACCCGCATTCCTCTGCGGTAATCATTTTTGCATCTGTGTGTTTTTGTATACCAAGTTGTTTGAATAAGGGCTACGCTGAGGAACCCTGCTGAGAGACCTCATCACCATCTCAGAGTTCTAACACACGGTTCCTCCAGGTCACCATGCTGCCATGCTCCGatggaaaatgttttcaaaagtttGACACTCTTTCTGCTTGAATTCTTAAGCTTTAAACCTCAGGTGTCTTTCACGTTCACACTGCCTGGCATTTtgtgtcttctttccttttcatgtgtgtgacttCCAGCCACACCGCATCACTCTCGTCTTTCCTTGGCTCTCATCCCATCCTAAATTCATACTTTTTTTCCTATTCAGATCTGAGAGTTAGgctagttttgatttttaattttaagtgattatatatatatatacacacacacatatgtgtgtgacaTATTATATATGTTCAATTACAAAACACCATATTTATTTGATGATTCTGATTACAATTGCCTCTTATTTCTTCATGTCATTTTGATACAATTGTTCTTTTTTGTACAACTTTAACATTCTCTTTTCTACACGTAACGGATGTGTCAGAAGTTCTCGGGGCTAGCTCAGCTGTTGCGCTAGCAGACACCCCTATGATGACCCTATCCTTTGT
The nucleotide sequence above comes from Microtus pennsylvanicus isolate mMicPen1 chromosome 7, mMicPen1.hap1, whole genome shotgun sequence. Encoded proteins:
- the LOC142854534 gene encoding sulfotransferase 1C2 translates to MALTPELSKQAKWKEIAGIPLAAATVDNWNQIQAFKAKPDDLLICTYPKSGTTWIQEIVDMIEQNGDVEKCQRDIIQHRHPFIEWARPPQPSGVDKANEMPSPRILKTHLSTQLLPPSFWKSNCKFLYVARNAKDCMVSYYHFYRMSQVLPDPGTWDEYFETFISGKVNWGSWFDHVRGWWEIRDRYQILFLFYEDMKRDPKREIQKVMQFMGKNLDEEVLEKIVQETSFEKMKENPMTNRSTVPKSILDQSISPFMRKGTVGDWKNHFTVAQNEKFDEIYRQKMKGTSINFCMEL